In the Euphorbia lathyris chromosome 5, ddEupLath1.1, whole genome shotgun sequence genome, one interval contains:
- the LOC136229962 gene encoding uncharacterized protein isoform X2, translated as MLLILFIALSLLLFIAFLFKFFTSDGEILAKQLASLGAKLILSARNEAELERVKNQLTGKHAPNEVKVLPLDLASGEDSLRKAVEKAESFFSTGVDIMIHNAAYERPKTTALDVTEESLKATFNINVLGTISLTTLLAPFMLQRARGHFVVMSSAAGKVPAPGQAVYSASKFALNGYFHSLRSELYQKGIKVTIVCPGPIDTSSSSGETTSVKSREKRVSSERCAELTIIAATHGLKEAWISYQPVLGVMYLVQYMPTIGHWLMDKIGGKRVEVAAQKGNTYSWSILFGKKKAT; from the exons ATGCTGCTTATACTCTTCATTGCTCTCTCCCTCCTCCTCTTCATTGCTTTTCTCTTCAAGTTCTTCACTAGCGATG GTGAGATTCTTGCTAAACAGTTGGCAAGTTTAGGTGCCAAACTCATTCTTTCTGCAAGGAATGAAGCTGAACTGGAGCGAGTTAAGAACCAACTTACAG GTAAACATGCACCTAATGAGGTGAAGGTTTTGCCTTTGGATTTGGCATCCGGTGAAGATTCTCTTAGAAAGGCAGTAGAGAAAGCAGAGTCCTTTTTCTCCACCGGAGTTGATATCATGATCCATAATGCGGCCTATGAGCGTCCT AAAACAACGGCTCTGGATGTCACCGAGGAGAGTCTTAAG GCTACATTCAACATTAATGTTCTGGGGACAATATCTCTTACAACGCTACTGGCACCTTTCATGCTGCAGAGAGCGAGGGGCCATTTTGTTGTG ATGAGCAGTGCTGCAGGCAAGGTACCTGCTCCAGGTCAGGCTGTGTACTCAGCTTCAAAATTTGCTCTAAACGGGTATTTTCATTCCTTGCGCTCAGAG CTCTATCAAAAAGGGATTAAGGTAACCATTGTTTGTCCGGGGCCAATAGATACATCAAGTAGCTCTGGAGAAACAACCTCAGTAAAAAGTCGTGAG AAGCGTGTGTCATCAGAAAGGTGTGCAGAATTGACAATTATTGCTGCTACTCATGGTCTAAAAGAAGCTTGGATATCATACCAG CCTGTATTAGGTGTTATGTATCTTGTGCAATACATGCCAACCATTGGCCACTGGCTCATGGACAAG ATTGGAGGGAAACGAGTTGAAGTTGCTGCACAGAAAGGTAATACCTACTCGTGGAGCATTTTATTTGGGAAGAAGAAGGCAACTTAA
- the LOC136229962 gene encoding uncharacterized protein isoform X1 — protein sequence MLLILFIALSLLLFIAFLFKFFTSDGDFTLMTKNHVKREEIEDKVVWITGASRGIGEILAKQLASLGAKLILSARNEAELERVKNQLTGKHAPNEVKVLPLDLASGEDSLRKAVEKAESFFSTGVDIMIHNAAYERPKTTALDVTEESLKATFNINVLGTISLTTLLAPFMLQRARGHFVVMSSAAGKVPAPGQAVYSASKFALNGYFHSLRSELYQKGIKVTIVCPGPIDTSSSSGETTSVKSREKRVSSERCAELTIIAATHGLKEAWISYQPVLGVMYLVQYMPTIGHWLMDKIGGKRVEVAAQKGNTYSWSILFGKKKAT from the exons ATGCTGCTTATACTCTTCATTGCTCTCTCCCTCCTCCTCTTCATTGCTTTTCTCTTCAAGTTCTTCACTAGCGATG GGGACTTCACTTTGATGACTAAGAATCATGTAAAACGGGAAGAAATTGAGGATAAG GTTGTTTGGATTACTGGAGCTAGCCGTGGAATAG GTGAGATTCTTGCTAAACAGTTGGCAAGTTTAGGTGCCAAACTCATTCTTTCTGCAAGGAATGAAGCTGAACTGGAGCGAGTTAAGAACCAACTTACAG GTAAACATGCACCTAATGAGGTGAAGGTTTTGCCTTTGGATTTGGCATCCGGTGAAGATTCTCTTAGAAAGGCAGTAGAGAAAGCAGAGTCCTTTTTCTCCACCGGAGTTGATATCATGATCCATAATGCGGCCTATGAGCGTCCT AAAACAACGGCTCTGGATGTCACCGAGGAGAGTCTTAAG GCTACATTCAACATTAATGTTCTGGGGACAATATCTCTTACAACGCTACTGGCACCTTTCATGCTGCAGAGAGCGAGGGGCCATTTTGTTGTG ATGAGCAGTGCTGCAGGCAAGGTACCTGCTCCAGGTCAGGCTGTGTACTCAGCTTCAAAATTTGCTCTAAACGGGTATTTTCATTCCTTGCGCTCAGAG CTCTATCAAAAAGGGATTAAGGTAACCATTGTTTGTCCGGGGCCAATAGATACATCAAGTAGCTCTGGAGAAACAACCTCAGTAAAAAGTCGTGAG AAGCGTGTGTCATCAGAAAGGTGTGCAGAATTGACAATTATTGCTGCTACTCATGGTCTAAAAGAAGCTTGGATATCATACCAG CCTGTATTAGGTGTTATGTATCTTGTGCAATACATGCCAACCATTGGCCACTGGCTCATGGACAAG ATTGGAGGGAAACGAGTTGAAGTTGCTGCACAGAAAGGTAATACCTACTCGTGGAGCATTTTATTTGGGAAGAAGAAGGCAACTTAA